Proteins from a genomic interval of bacterium:
- a CDS encoding SO_0444 family Cu/Zn efflux transporter encodes METLAIQYLIVIGYSIVDTLLDASFYLLIGFLAAGIIKALVSENKIVKEIGKANVGSVIKASLYGTPLPLCSCSVVPMATSLRKNGASKGATVSFLISTPESGVDSIAISYAMLDPLMTVFRPVAAFLSAFAAGVVENFLDKSSDKVVLPQVSSDACTNCHCETEKIEEKATLGRRLKNGIQYAFTDLLGDIAYYLFIGLILSGIIAALIPANFFEYYLGNEWMSMVVMLLVGLPLYVCASSSTPIAAAFIMKGLSPGAALVFLLAGPATNMATMSVVNKVLGRRSLWSYVISIALVALLMGFVLNRIYDVFDISIQMQLGKAEALIPDWLKYISMIIFIPLLLWGLKHELKHRFFHKH; translated from the coding sequence GTGGAAACATTAGCGATTCAATATCTAATTGTTATCGGTTATTCGATTGTCGATACGTTGTTGGACGCATCATTCTATCTTTTAATCGGTTTTCTCGCCGCAGGAATCATCAAAGCATTGGTCAGTGAAAATAAAATCGTCAAAGAGATCGGGAAGGCAAATGTTGGTTCGGTGATCAAAGCATCGTTGTACGGTACACCATTGCCATTGTGTTCTTGCAGCGTTGTTCCGATGGCAACTTCATTACGAAAGAACGGCGCCAGTAAGGGTGCAACGGTTAGTTTTTTAATTTCCACTCCCGAATCAGGTGTGGATTCGATAGCTATTTCCTATGCTATGCTTGACCCATTGATGACCGTGTTTCGTCCCGTCGCAGCATTTCTGTCCGCTTTTGCAGCGGGAGTTGTCGAAAATTTTCTTGACAAATCATCGGATAAAGTGGTATTGCCACAAGTTTCCTCCGATGCGTGTACGAATTGCCATTGTGAAACAGAGAAAATAGAAGAAAAAGCCACATTAGGAAGGCGTTTGAAAAATGGAATTCAGTATGCTTTTACAGACCTTCTTGGTGACATTGCCTATTACTTATTTATTGGTTTGATATTATCTGGAATTATCGCGGCCTTAATTCCTGCAAATTTTTTTGAATATTACCTTGGCAATGAATGGATGAGCATGGTCGTTATGTTGTTAGTAGGTCTGCCATTGTATGTGTGTGCAAGTTCATCCACACCGATTGCTGCTGCATTTATCATGAAAGGACTTTCTCCCGGAGCAGCACTGGTTTTCTTGCTGGCTGGCCCAGCTACAAATATGGCGACGATGAGTGTGGTTAATAAAGTTTTAGGCCGTCGCTCCTTGTGGTCCTATGTGATTAGTATTGCTCTGGTGGCATTGCTGATGGGATTTGTTTTGAACCGGATATATGATGTTTTTGATATTTCGATTCAGATGCAATTGGGAAAAGCTGAAGCACTGATCCCTGATTGGTTGAAATACATAAGCATGATAATTTTCATTCCCCTTTTATTATGGGGTTTGAAACATGAACTGAAGCATCGCTTTTTTCATAAGCATTGA
- a CDS encoding metalloregulator ArsR/SmtB family transcription factor, with protein MHTNLAYTSRPHKSIEDQADICEADFFDAKKIRALQKRMKTVEELHELAEVFKVLSDPTRLKIVLALTEYELCVCDLANYLNVTKSAVSHQLRLLRTMRLVKFRRDGKMTYYSLDDHHITSLLKQATEHIEERR; from the coding sequence ATGCATACCAATTTAGCCTATACCTCACGCCCTCATAAATCAATTGAAGATCAGGCGGATATCTGCGAGGCAGATTTTTTTGATGCAAAAAAGATTCGTGCTTTGCAAAAGCGAATGAAAACGGTCGAAGAATTGCATGAATTGGCAGAAGTTTTCAAAGTATTGAGCGATCCGACGCGCCTGAAAATTGTTTTGGCGTTAACCGAGTATGAATTATGCGTCTGCGATTTAGCCAATTATTTAAACGTAACCAAATCGGCTGTATCGCACCAGCTGCGTCTTCTAAGAACCATGCGGCTTGTAAAATTTCGCCGCGACGGCAAAATGACTTATTATTCACTCGATGATCATCACATTACCAGTTTATTGAAGCAAGCCACTGAGCATATTGAGGAGAGGCGATAG
- a CDS encoding glycosyltransferase family 2 protein, translating to MKLLVLIPAYNAEKTLSQLIDGIRLSLDNKLDYTILVVDDGSTDMTSNLVKNLKAELIQHEKNSGKGAALKTGFQYMVTHEFDLVATIDADLQHDPTALSGMIDYLQHHSLDFVIGVRQRDARMSWPRRISNSLTSWIISIRISIKIPDSQSGYRVIRNEIIKKLSLKTSRYETESELILKAARLDCKFGFYPISTIYADEKSYIRHFIDTWRFIKMFILTINKNY from the coding sequence ATGAAACTACTTGTACTCATTCCAGCTTATAATGCAGAGAAAACTCTTAGCCAACTTATCGATGGAATCCGCCTTTCTCTGGACAATAAATTAGATTATACAATTCTGGTTGTCGACGACGGCTCAACTGATATGACTTCGAACCTTGTGAAAAACTTGAAAGCAGAATTAATTCAGCACGAAAAAAATTCAGGTAAAGGTGCAGCTTTGAAAACAGGGTTTCAATACATGGTCACACATGAATTTGATTTGGTTGCTACTATTGACGCTGACTTACAGCATGACCCAACGGCTCTTTCCGGAATGATCGACTACCTTCAGCACCATTCTTTAGACTTCGTGATAGGTGTTCGCCAGCGCGATGCACGAATGTCCTGGCCTCGCCGTATATCAAATTCGCTCACCTCATGGATAATTTCGATAAGAATATCAATTAAAATCCCTGACAGCCAATCCGGTTATCGCGTCATTCGAAATGAAATTATAAAAAAACTATCGCTTAAAACTTCGCGTTATGAGACGGAATCTGAACTTATTTTAAAAGCGGCTCGCCTCGACTGCAAGTTCGGTTTTTATCCAATCTCGACTATTTATGCGGACGAGAAAAGCTATATTCGTCATTTCATTGACACGTGGCGTTTTATAAAAATGTTTATACTGACCATCAATAAAAATTATTAG